The Zymobacter palmae DNA window CCCTTGAGCCACGGTCGCTATACGCGGGTCGGAAGACGTTTTTCACAGGCTTATCCACAGAAAGTGTGGAAAACCACCCCATCTGACTACATCGGCCGTTTTAGCTGGGGATGAAGTGGAAAACTCAGATAAGCACCACTTTCATGGCGTTGCTCTCCATCTTCCTCCGATTGCTTTTTACTATTACTCACCGTTACGAGAGTGCCCGGCCAGCGGTTTAGAAGGAGCTTGGGCGAGGAAGCTGGCGCAGAAAAAAGTGGTGAGTACCCGTAGGGGCGAGTCGCGTACGGTGATGCCACCGACAAAAAAGCCCTTGGCATATATATGCCAAGGGCCGGAGAAGCATTCGCTGCCTGCGCTACTTATCATTAGGTGCGTGCGCAGGATAGTGCCGTTCGGTTGGGCCTACATACAGTTGGCGTGGGCGGCCGATGCGGTGAGGGTGGCCTGCCATTTCATTCCAGTGCGAGATCCAGCCTGCCGTGCGTGCAAGCGCGAACATGACCGTGAACATGTTGGTTGGAATGCCGATCGCACGCAGGATGAGGCCCGAGTAGAAATCGACGTTTGGGTATAGCTTGCGCTCGATGAAGTACGGGTCTTGCAGAGCAACCTCTTCCAGTCGGCGGGCAATCTGTAGCTTGGGATCGTTGGCCATGCCCAGTGCGTCCAGCACTTCATCGCAGCTTTCCTTCATCACTTTGGCGCGCGGGTCGAAGTTGCGGTAAACGCGATGCCCGAAACCCATCAGACGGAACGGGTCGTTCTTATCCTTGGCGCGTTCGATATAGCGCTGGATGTTCTCTTCGCTGTTCTCGCCGATATCGTCCAGCATGTTCAGAACGGCTTCGTTGGCACCACCGTGTGCGGATCCCCATAGTGCGGCGATCCCTGCGCTGACACAGGCAAACGGACTGGCTCCTGTGGAACCCGCTAGACGTACCGTGCTGGTTGACGCGTTCTGTTCATGGTCGGCATGCAGCATCAAAATGCGATCAAGTGCGCGGACCACAACAGGGTTGGGGACATAGGGCGCACATGGCGTTGCAAACATCATGTGCAGGAAGTTCTCGGTGTAGCCCAGCTCGTAGCGCGGATACATGAAGGGCTGGCCGATGCTGTACTTGTAGCACATGGCCGCCAGCGTCGGCATTTTAGCCAGCAGTTGCACGGCAGCTTCTTCGCGATCGCGCGACTCTGCAAAATCCAGCATGTCGTGATAGAACGCTGACAGTCCGCCGATCACGCCGCACATGACCGCCATCGGGTGTGCATCGCGGCGAAAGCCGGTGAAGAAGCGCACCAGCTGCTCGTGGACCAGCATTTCCGCCTGCACTTTCGACATGAACTCGGCGTACTGCGATGGGGTGGGCAATTCGCCGTGAAAGAGTAGATAGGACAGCTCCAGAAAACTGGAGCGCTGGGCCAGTTCATCAATCGGGTAGCCCCGGTAGAGCAGAATGCCTTGGGTGCCATCGATATAAGTGATGGCCGAGGCGCAGGACGCCGTCGACATAAAGCCTGGGTCGTAGGTCAGTAGCCCTTGGGTAGACAGTTGACGGACATCAAGTACATCGGGGCCCAAGGTACCTGACAGAATGGGGAGTTCAATCACTTGCCCATCAATATGTAGAACGGCCTGTTTCTTGTTGGATGACATGCACTCATTCCTTACATCGTTGTAGTTATTGTGGGATTAGGAAGGTCTTGGCGTGAGGAAGCTGCGGTTTGCCGTAGACCTGCAACGCTGGATATCAAGCCAAAGCGTAGAAGACAGTGTGATCCGTGACTGTCAGATGTTGCTCTACGGTTCTTTCAGTGTTACCTCAGTAAGAGAGGATTGTCATCCCCTGCTTGAGGCTAAAAGGACACCGCTTGCACTAAAAGGCAGCGAGTGGGCGAAAAGTCCTCTTAAGCTACCGCGGCAATCTTGCTATATTAAGCCTCTTGTCTCCGGTCCTCTTTAATATCGAGGGAGCGGAAGAAGGCCGGCAGAATGACAACACCGATTCGCAGGCAGGTCCGCACGCGCATGAAACAGACACAAAAAAATAGCCGGATGGCGGCTCTCTGGCGCAGCTCGCATATGAATGGCGCCAATGCGCACTATGTCGAGCAGCTATTCGAGCGCTATCTTGATGCTCCCGACAGCATTCCTGAACAGTGGCGTCACTATTTCGATACCCTCGTCGAAGATTCGAAAGCCCATGTTCCTCTTTCCTCTGTTCGCGAACGCTTTCGCGGGCAGGCTAGCCTTCGCCAGCGCATCGCAGCGCCTTCGCCAGCGGTAACGCGTGAGCAGCAAGTGACCAGCCATGTGCGTTCGTGGATAGACGCTTGGCGTCGTCACGGCCACCGGCAGGCACATCTTGATCCGTTAGCGCTTCAGTCGCCGGAAACGGTGGCTGAGCTGGACCCTGCTACGCATGGATTGACGGTGGCTGATATGGCGCGTGAGCTGGATATACGAGCGATGGAGCTGCCGCACCATTTGCCGGCGCGTATGACGCTGATGGCACTGCAAGGCTGGTTGGTTGAGACCTATGCTGGAGCGCTGGCGGTCGAAATACCGCTTGATGATCCTGACGCGCGGGCGTGGTGGCTGGCGCGTATCGAAGCGCCACAGCGTGCTGCATCGCGTGCAGAGCAGCAGGCACTGTTGGAGCGTCTGACTGCCGCCGATGGTTTCGAGCGCTATCTGGCTGGCCGCTACCCAGGGGCCAAGCGTTTTGGGCTTGAAGGTTGCGATGCCTTGATTCCTCTAGTGGATGCGCTGATGCATGAGGCCGCCGGTAAGCTGTCGCACGTTATGATTGGAATGGCGCACCGTGGCCGCCTTAACGTGCTGGTCAATGCGCTGGGCAAGCCGCCTGCGGCCGTCATTGACGAATTTGAAGGGCGTGCACCGCATACCGGCACCAGTGGCGACGTCAAGTACCATCTGGGCTACCACAGCACGCGCCAGTTCCCCAATGGGGCTCTGTTATGCGAGCTGGTGCCTAACCCTTCCCACCTTGAAATCGTTACCCCTGTGCTGCAAGGGGCCGTGCGTGCGCGTCAGGATCAGGACGGTGCACAGGTACTGCCTATCGCAATGCACGGCGATGCTGCATTCGCTGGGCAGGGTGTGGTCATGGAATGCCTGCAGATGTCGCGCACACGAGCCTTCGGTATCGGCGGCACTGTCCATATCGTCATCAACAATCAGATTGGTTTCACGACGTCGCGGGCGGATGATGCTCGTTCGACGCGCTATTGCACGGATATCGCGCACATGCTGCAGATTCCCGTGTTGCATGTGAATGCTGATGAACCTGAAGCGGTGCTGCGTGCCGCGCGTCTGGCGTTTGAATGGCGGGAGCACTCAGGTCAGGATGTGCTTATCGACCTGATCGGCTACCGTCGCCGTGGTCATAATGAAGCTGATGAGCCCTCCGGCACGCAACCACTGATGTATGCCAAGATCCGCCAGCAGTCCACGGCACAGCAGCGCTATGCCGAGCGCCTAGTGGCGCAGGGACGGGTCAGTGCTGAGCAGGTGAAACAGCTGGCCGACGACTATCGCAAATGGCTGGAGTCATCCGCGCCTGCCTCAGCGCCGCAGGCGAGCGTTTTTGATGTGTCGGCACTGCCTGCACTAACGCCCGAATCGCTGGTTGCTCTGGGCGAACGTGCCTTTGCCGTGCCGGCCGATCTATCCCTTCAACGCCAGGTCGAGCGCGTCTACGAAGACCGCCAGCGCATGCTGACGGGCGAGATACCGCTAAACTGGGGGGCAGCAGAACTACTGGCATATGCCTCTGTGTTGGCTGCTGGTCACCCCGTGCGTCTTATTGGGCAGGACAGTGGGCGAGGCACGTTCTCGCATCGCCATGCCGTGTTGCACGACCAGCAGATGGACAAGGCATGGGTGCCGTTGCAGCACCTTTCTGCACCTCAGGCACCTTGTGTCATACACGATTCGTTGCTCTCAGAAGAGGCCGTGCTCGCTTTTGAATACGGTTATTCAACCGCAGCGCCGCAGTCTCTCGTGCTGTGGGAAGCTCAGTTCGGCGATTTCGCCAACGGGGCGCAGGTCGTGATCGACCAGTTCATTGCGGCGGGTGATGCAAAATGGGGACAGCGCTGTGGTTTAGTGCTGCTGCTGCCTCACGGCTATGAAGGCCAAGGGCCAGAGCATTCTTCGGCACGTCCCGAACGCTTCCTGCAGCTGTGTGCGGAAGAGAACATGTTCGTTTGTACGCCGACGACACCTGCACAGATGTTCCATCTGCTGCGTCGCCAGCTGATGCTCGGCGTAGCTAAACCGCTGGTGGTTATGCAGCCGAAGAGCTTGCTGCGCCATCGCTTGGCGGTTTCTTCACTGGAAGCGCTAGCGGACGGCCATTTCCAGACCATGCTGCCGGACGATCAGGCCGATGCATCGCGGGTAACGCGTGTCGTGCTGTCGGCGGGCAAGGTTCACTATGATCTGCTGGCCGAGCGCGGCGCGCAGGCGCATCAGGATACGGCTTTGGTGCGTGTCGAGCAGGTGTATCCCTTCCCGGTCGAAGAAGTGGCTGCTGAGTTGGCACGCTATCCTGCTCTGAAAACACTGGTATGGTGCCAAGAAGAACCTCGCAACCAAGGTTACTGGCAGGGCGTGCGTGATGCCCTTGATGAGGTAGTGGCGCGGTCGGGTGATCGCGCGAGCGTGCGCTATGTTGGTCGCCCGTCAGCGGCGGCTCCTGCCACGGGTAGCGCTCATCAGCACGCCGAAGAGCAGTGCGCGCTGGTAGAGGCGGCCTTCAAGGCATAATCAACGCGGCCGTATCGCGCTTCAAGCGCTGATGCGGTCGCTTTTTATACGCGCCATGCGTGATATAGACCTAATACACGACGTTTAGATATGTCCGCCGGTTCCCGCCCTGAACCGGAGTAGCTGGATGGATCAGGGCGGAATGCAGGCAAGGAATTGAACGGATATGACTATCGAGATCAAAGCGCCCAGTTTCCCTGAATCCATTGCTGAAGGTACGGTAGTGGGCTGGCATTGTGCTCCGGGTGATCGTGTCGAGCGTGACCAGCTGTTGGTTGAAATCGAAACGGATAAAGTGGTCATGGAAGTCGTCGCTGCCGACGCCGGAACCCTCACAGATATTCTGGTGGCTGAAGGCGGGCGCTGCACCAGCGAACAGCTGCTGGGGCATCTGCAGCAAGGGGCCGTTGCCGCACAGCCGCAAACGGTCGTCGACTCCGCGGCCGCGGCCATTCAGCCCGAAGAAAAGACGGTCATTATTCATGCCCCGCAGTATCCCGAGTCGGTAGCGGAGGGCACGTTGCTGTCTTGGCATCATCAGGTGGGCGATCACGTTGAGCGCGACGAGCTGCTGGTCGAGATCGAAACTGACAAGGTGGTGCTCGAAGTCTGTGCCACCGATCCGGGTACGCTGACGGCCGTTAATGTCGCTGAAGGCCAGCAAGTCACCAGTGAACAGCCGCTGGGTACGCTGCAGTTGGGCAGTATCACGCCGTCCGCTTCCCCGACGGTCGTCGATACGAATACGGTGACACATCCGACCGATGGCGAATGGCGTCTTGCGCCGGCTGCTCGCAAGCTGGTGGCTGAGCATGGTGTCGATATCTCGACGTTGTCGGGCAGCGGCCGCGGTGGGCGTATCCTGAAAGAAGACGTGCAGCGCAAGCTGAAAGGGGCAGCGTCGGTAACGCGAGCCAATCTGCCTAACGCTGAAGAAGACGAATTTCTGCCGCGTCAGGACATGCGCGTGCCCATGAGCCGCCTGCGCCAGACGATTGCCGATCGCTTGGTGCGAGCGCAGCAGACGGCCGCTATGCTGACCACGTATAACGAAGTGGATATGAGCGCTATCCGTCAGCTGCGTGCACACTACCAAGAGCAGTTCCAGAAAGCGCACGATGTGAAGCTGGGCTTCATGAGCTTCTTCGTCAAGGCATGCACCGAGGCACTTAAACGCT harbors:
- the gltA gene encoding citrate synthase, with amino-acid sequence MSSNKKQAVLHIDGQVIELPILSGTLGPDVLDVRQLSTQGLLTYDPGFMSTASCASAITYIDGTQGILLYRGYPIDELAQRSSFLELSYLLFHGELPTPSQYAEFMSKVQAEMLVHEQLVRFFTGFRRDAHPMAVMCGVIGGLSAFYHDMLDFAESRDREEAAVQLLAKMPTLAAMCYKYSIGQPFMYPRYELGYTENFLHMMFATPCAPYVPNPVVVRALDRILMLHADHEQNASTSTVRLAGSTGASPFACVSAGIAALWGSAHGGANEAVLNMLDDIGENSEENIQRYIERAKDKNDPFRLMGFGHRVYRNFDPRAKVMKESCDEVLDALGMANDPKLQIARRLEEVALQDPYFIERKLYPNVDFYSGLILRAIGIPTNMFTVMFALARTAGWISHWNEMAGHPHRIGRPRQLYVGPTERHYPAHAPNDK
- a CDS encoding 2-oxoglutarate dehydrogenase E1 component yields the protein MKQTQKNSRMAALWRSSHMNGANAHYVEQLFERYLDAPDSIPEQWRHYFDTLVEDSKAHVPLSSVRERFRGQASLRQRIAAPSPAVTREQQVTSHVRSWIDAWRRHGHRQAHLDPLALQSPETVAELDPATHGLTVADMARELDIRAMELPHHLPARMTLMALQGWLVETYAGALAVEIPLDDPDARAWWLARIEAPQRAASRAEQQALLERLTAADGFERYLAGRYPGAKRFGLEGCDALIPLVDALMHEAAGKLSHVMIGMAHRGRLNVLVNALGKPPAAVIDEFEGRAPHTGTSGDVKYHLGYHSTRQFPNGALLCELVPNPSHLEIVTPVLQGAVRARQDQDGAQVLPIAMHGDAAFAGQGVVMECLQMSRTRAFGIGGTVHIVINNQIGFTTSRADDARSTRYCTDIAHMLQIPVLHVNADEPEAVLRAARLAFEWREHSGQDVLIDLIGYRRRGHNEADEPSGTQPLMYAKIRQQSTAQQRYAERLVAQGRVSAEQVKQLADDYRKWLESSAPASAPQASVFDVSALPALTPESLVALGERAFAVPADLSLQRQVERVYEDRQRMLTGEIPLNWGAAELLAYASVLAAGHPVRLIGQDSGRGTFSHRHAVLHDQQMDKAWVPLQHLSAPQAPCVIHDSLLSEEAVLAFEYGYSTAAPQSLVLWEAQFGDFANGAQVVIDQFIAAGDAKWGQRCGLVLLLPHGYEGQGPEHSSARPERFLQLCAEENMFVCTPTTPAQMFHLLRRQLMLGVAKPLVVMQPKSLLRHRLAVSSLEALADGHFQTMLPDDQADASRVTRVVLSAGKVHYDLLAERGAQAHQDTALVRVEQVYPFPVEEVAAELARYPALKTLVWCQEEPRNQGYWQGVRDALDEVVARSGDRASVRYVGRPSAAAPATGSAHQHAEEQCALVEAAFKA
- the odhB gene encoding 2-oxoglutarate dehydrogenase complex dihydrolipoyllysine-residue succinyltransferase; the encoded protein is MTIEIKAPSFPESIAEGTVVGWHCAPGDRVERDQLLVEIETDKVVMEVVAADAGTLTDILVAEGGRCTSEQLLGHLQQGAVAAQPQTVVDSAAAAIQPEEKTVIIHAPQYPESVAEGTLLSWHHQVGDHVERDELLVEIETDKVVLEVCATDPGTLTAVNVAEGQQVTSEQPLGTLQLGSITPSASPTVVDTNTVTHPTDGEWRLAPAARKLVAEHGVDISTLSGSGRGGRILKEDVQRKLKGAASVTRANLPNAEEDEFLPRQDMRVPMSRLRQTIADRLVRAQQTAAMLTTYNEVDMSAIRQLRAHYQEQFQKAHDVKLGFMSFFVKACTEALKRFPDVNASIDGDDIVYHGYQDIGVAVSTERGLVVPVLRDTDTMQLADIERQIADFGKRGRENRLTLDEMTGGTFTITNGGVFGSLLSTPILNPPQTAILGMHKIEDRPVAVNGEVVIRPMMYLALSYDHRMIDGKDAVQFLVTVKALLEDPARILLGV